A section of the Verrucomicrobium sp. GAS474 genome encodes:
- a CDS encoding prolyl oligopeptidase family serine peptidase: MSDDPFLWLEDAKSVRTEEWTAKEAATTRAWLDALPSRPLLQKRLSELLYLPAVGVPEEADGRYFYARKEAGREKAVEVVREKGKERILLDPETLSADGSTSLGVWVPNEAGTKVAYSLHRNNSDEATLYLLDVATGRTAETDVIPGAKYASPSWLPDGSGYFYTWLPVDPAIPTADRPGHAEVRFHRLGTDPARDEVVHPATGDARTFLGAGVDEEGRYLIATISHGWSETDVFYRDLKSPDGGWKELAKGLKGETSVIPWHGSFTILSADRESHGAVYQVSAADPARDNWKEIVPASAGVIQSISLIGGKLALVRTQDASHSLELRDLDGGHPKTVELPGLGSLGGLSGRAKSGEAFFRFASFTIPPRIFRLDVGTAKTTLWDEVKFPIDPAPYEVKQVFYASKDGTRVPMFIVGRKEALKDGLRDGNHPLLLSGYGGFSVTMEPYFSSSLYAWLEAGGIYAVANLRGGGEYGEEWHRAGMLERKQNVFDDFTAAARFLIDGKYTRAEKLAISGGSNGGLLVGAALTQHPELYRAVVCAVPLLDMVRYTLFGSGRTWIEEYGDPADPAALKWLAAYSPYQHVTKGAAYPAVLMLSADSDDRVDPMHARKMIAKLQAEAAPGSGPFLLRVQKNAGHGGADLVRSTVEEKADMYAFLIDRLGVDYPPGPAQ; the protein is encoded by the coding sequence GTGTCTGATGATCCGTTCCTGTGGCTGGAAGACGCGAAGAGCGTCCGGACCGAGGAATGGACGGCGAAGGAAGCCGCAACGACCCGGGCGTGGCTCGACGCGCTGCCCTCGCGGCCCCTGCTGCAGAAGCGCCTTTCCGAACTCCTTTACCTCCCCGCCGTCGGCGTGCCGGAGGAGGCGGACGGCCGTTATTTCTATGCCCGGAAGGAAGCGGGGCGGGAGAAGGCGGTCGAGGTGGTGCGGGAGAAGGGGAAGGAGCGGATTCTGCTCGACCCCGAGACGTTGAGCGCCGACGGCAGCACCTCCCTCGGCGTCTGGGTTCCGAACGAGGCCGGGACGAAGGTCGCCTATTCGCTCCACCGGAACAATTCGGACGAGGCGACGCTCTACCTCCTCGACGTGGCGACGGGGAGGACGGCGGAGACCGACGTGATCCCGGGGGCGAAGTACGCCTCCCCCTCGTGGCTCCCCGACGGGAGCGGTTATTTTTACACGTGGCTCCCGGTCGATCCGGCGATCCCGACGGCCGACCGGCCCGGCCATGCGGAGGTCCGCTTCCACCGCCTCGGGACCGATCCGGCGCGGGACGAGGTCGTCCATCCGGCGACGGGCGACGCCCGGACGTTCCTCGGCGCGGGGGTCGACGAGGAGGGGCGCTACCTCATCGCGACGATCAGCCATGGCTGGTCCGAGACCGATGTTTTCTACCGCGACCTGAAATCGCCCGACGGTGGCTGGAAGGAACTGGCGAAGGGATTGAAGGGGGAGACCTCGGTGATCCCGTGGCACGGGTCCTTCACGATCCTGAGCGCCGACAGGGAATCGCACGGCGCGGTCTACCAGGTCTCCGCCGCCGATCCGGCCCGCGACAACTGGAAGGAGATCGTCCCGGCCTCGGCAGGGGTGATCCAGTCGATCTCGCTGATCGGGGGGAAGCTGGCGCTGGTCCGGACGCAGGACGCGAGCCACTCGCTCGAACTCCGCGACCTCGACGGCGGCCATCCGAAGACGGTCGAGCTGCCCGGCCTCGGGAGCCTCGGCGGCCTTTCGGGACGGGCGAAGAGCGGCGAGGCGTTCTTCCGCTTCGCCTCGTTCACGATCCCGCCCCGGATCTTCCGCCTCGACGTCGGGACGGCGAAGACGACGCTCTGGGATGAGGTGAAGTTCCCGATCGATCCCGCGCCCTACGAGGTGAAGCAGGTTTTCTACGCGTCGAAGGACGGGACGCGGGTCCCGATGTTCATCGTCGGGCGGAAGGAGGCGCTGAAGGACGGCCTGCGCGACGGGAATCATCCGCTCCTCCTCTCGGGCTACGGCGGCTTCTCGGTGACGATGGAGCCCTATTTCTCCTCCAGCCTCTATGCGTGGCTGGAGGCGGGGGGGATCTACGCGGTGGCGAACCTCCGGGGCGGGGGCGAGTACGGCGAGGAATGGCACCGGGCCGGGATGCTCGAGCGGAAGCAGAACGTCTTCGACGACTTCACCGCCGCCGCCCGGTTCCTCATCGACGGGAAGTACACGCGGGCGGAGAAGCTCGCCATCTCGGGCGGCTCGAACGGCGGCCTCCTCGTCGGCGCGGCGCTGACCCAGCATCCCGAGCTTTACCGCGCCGTCGTCTGCGCGGTGCCGCTCCTCGACATGGTCCGTTACACTCTCTTCGGCAGCGGGAGGACGTGGATCGAGGAATACGGCGATCCGGCCGATCCGGCGGCGCTGAAGTGGCTCGCGGCCTATTCCCCCTACCAGCACGTGACGAAGGGGGCGGCCTACCCCGCCGTCCTGATGCTCTCCGCCGACAGCGACGACCGGGTCGACCCGATGCACGCGCGGAAGATGATCGCGAAGCTCCAGGCCGAGGCCGCTCCCGGGAGCGGTCCCTTCCTCCTCCGCGTCCAGAAGAACGCCGGTCACGGCGGGGCCGACCTCGTCCGCTCCACTGTCGAGGAGAAGGCCGATATGTACGCCTTCCTGATCGACCGCCTCGGCGTCGACTACCCCCCGGGGCCCGCGCAATGA
- a CDS encoding peptide ABC transporter substrate-binding protein, whose translation MNRLLLPLLALALAFTGCKKRETPVEKGDREGVLLLGNASEPSSIDPHMTQWDMDGKITAALFEGLTDVDSTTLQPIPATASSWEISPDGLTYTFHLRPEAKWSNGDPLTAYDFLYAARRILSPNLGSEAARHHFMVHNAQAYNLGKITDFSQVGYEVPDAHTFRLHLDYPVPYLLYLMSGDPWYPIHQKTIEKFGAIDQRDTAWTLPGNLVGNGAFTLKKWKVNDVIEVVKNPYYWDAAQVRLNAIRFFPIGSQDSEERAFRSGQIHVTFSMPLSKIDGYRAHHPEFFQNGPILVSYFYQFNVDRKPFDKVEVRRALALAIDRESIVKEVMRGGQVPAYRLTPPGMGAYDVDDSGPMFSADLAEAKRLLAAAGYPDGKGFPKVELLYNTSEGHRRIAEAIQQMWKKNLGIDVTLYNQEAKVYYETLQKKDYQVARMGWGGGYFDPTAFLDIMRGDAENNHTGWANPRYDGLMEQAKRTADARARLVLLKQAEHLLMDEMPLMPIYFYTKPLLVRPEVQGWRPNLLEAHSYKTLWLDPAKAGQARLEKQ comes from the coding sequence ATGAACCGCCTCCTGCTTCCTCTCCTGGCCTTGGCCCTGGCCTTCACCGGCTGCAAGAAGCGGGAGACCCCCGTCGAGAAGGGCGACCGCGAAGGGGTTCTCCTTCTCGGCAATGCGTCGGAGCCGAGCTCGATCGATCCCCACATGACCCAGTGGGACATGGATGGAAAGATCACGGCGGCGCTCTTCGAGGGGTTGACCGATGTCGATTCGACGACGCTCCAGCCGATTCCGGCGACGGCCTCTTCCTGGGAAATCTCGCCCGACGGGCTGACTTACACCTTCCACCTGAGGCCCGAGGCGAAGTGGTCGAACGGCGATCCCCTTACGGCCTACGACTTCCTTTACGCCGCGCGGCGGATTCTCTCGCCGAACCTCGGGTCCGAGGCGGCGCGGCATCATTTCATGGTCCACAACGCCCAGGCCTACAACCTGGGCAAGATCACCGATTTTTCCCAGGTCGGTTACGAGGTTCCCGACGCCCACACCTTCCGCCTTCATCTCGACTATCCCGTTCCCTACCTCCTTTATTTGATGTCGGGCGATCCGTGGTATCCGATTCACCAGAAAACGATCGAAAAATTCGGAGCCATCGACCAGCGGGACACCGCCTGGACGTTGCCGGGGAACCTCGTCGGCAACGGGGCCTTCACGCTGAAGAAATGGAAGGTGAACGACGTGATCGAGGTGGTGAAGAATCCCTACTATTGGGACGCCGCGCAGGTCCGCCTCAACGCGATCCGGTTTTTCCCCATCGGAAGCCAGGATAGCGAGGAGCGGGCGTTCCGCTCCGGCCAGATCCATGTGACCTTCTCGATGCCGCTCTCGAAGATCGACGGGTACCGCGCCCATCATCCGGAGTTCTTCCAGAACGGGCCGATCCTGGTCAGCTATTTCTATCAGTTCAACGTCGATCGCAAGCCGTTCGACAAGGTCGAGGTGCGCCGCGCCCTCGCGCTGGCGATCGACCGGGAGAGCATCGTGAAGGAAGTGATGCGGGGGGGGCAGGTTCCAGCCTATCGTCTCACGCCGCCGGGCATGGGGGCTTATGACGTCGACGATAGCGGGCCGATGTTTTCCGCCGATCTGGCCGAGGCGAAGCGGCTCCTGGCCGCCGCAGGATATCCCGACGGGAAGGGTTTTCCCAAGGTCGAGCTGCTCTACAACACCAGCGAGGGGCATCGTCGCATTGCCGAGGCGATCCAGCAGATGTGGAAGAAGAATCTCGGGATCGACGTCACGCTCTACAACCAGGAAGCGAAAGTCTACTACGAGACGCTTCAGAAAAAGGATTACCAGGTGGCGCGCATGGGGTGGGGCGGCGGCTACTTCGACCCGACGGCTTTCCTCGACATCATGCGGGGCGATGCCGAAAACAACCACACCGGTTGGGCGAATCCCCGGTACGACGGACTGATGGAACAGGCCAAGCGGACGGCCGACGCCCGGGCGCGGCTCGTGCTCCTGAAGCAGGCGGAACATCTTCTCATGGACGAGATGCCGCTCATGCCGATCTACTTCTACACGAAACCGCTGTTGGTCCGACCCGAGGTGCAGGGATGGAGGCCGAACCTGCTGGAGGCCCATTCCTACAAGACCCTGTGGCTCGATCCGGCGAAGGCCGGACAGGCCCGATTGGAGAAACAATGA
- the moaA gene encoding GTP 3',8-cyclase MoaA, which translates to MSMASEPTTALHAAIRDLPAASAAVVPRKVDYLRLSVTDRCNERCLYCLPESFSAWTDREELLTWDEFLAIVRAAVRRGFRHFRVTGGEPLIRDGIVDFIERLVATPGVETVQLTTNGTRLPELAPALRKAGLERINISLDALDPDTYHHITRGHIAPVLEGIALCKALGFPSIKLNTVLMRGKNEDQIDALVAFAARNDTALRFIELMPISLTEMLNESNFLPAGEVFQRLAARSEMIPLEVGKPPGHGPAKYYRMKETGATLGFIGALTDLHFCDACNKVRLTSDGKLRPCLGNHLEIDLKAALRSGQPASEVAATLDSLFLQTLAEKPLEHLFRNNYQPSRVMTAIGG; encoded by the coding sequence ATGAGCATGGCCTCCGAGCCGACGACGGCACTCCACGCGGCGATCCGGGATCTTCCGGCCGCCAGCGCCGCCGTCGTCCCCCGGAAAGTCGACTACCTCCGCCTCTCCGTCACCGACCGCTGCAATGAGCGGTGCCTCTATTGCCTCCCGGAAAGCTTTTCCGCCTGGACCGACCGGGAGGAGCTTCTCACCTGGGACGAGTTCCTCGCCATCGTCCGGGCCGCCGTCCGGCGCGGCTTCCGCCACTTCCGCGTCACCGGGGGGGAACCCCTCATCCGGGACGGCATCGTCGACTTCATCGAGCGCCTCGTCGCCACCCCCGGCGTCGAGACCGTCCAGCTGACCACCAACGGCACCCGCCTCCCCGAGCTCGCCCCCGCCCTCCGCAAGGCGGGCCTGGAGCGGATCAACATCAGCCTCGACGCCCTCGATCCCGACACCTACCACCACATCACCCGGGGCCACATCGCCCCCGTCCTCGAAGGGATCGCCCTCTGCAAGGCCCTCGGCTTCCCCTCGATCAAGCTCAACACCGTCCTCATGCGCGGCAAGAACGAGGACCAGATCGACGCCCTCGTCGCCTTCGCCGCCCGGAACGACACCGCCCTCCGCTTCATCGAGCTCATGCCGATCAGCCTCACCGAGATGCTCAACGAGTCGAATTTCCTCCCCGCGGGCGAAGTCTTCCAGCGCCTCGCCGCCCGGAGCGAGATGATCCCCCTCGAAGTCGGCAAGCCCCCCGGCCACGGTCCCGCGAAGTATTACCGGATGAAGGAGACCGGAGCGACCCTCGGCTTCATCGGCGCCCTCACCGACCTCCATTTCTGCGACGCCTGCAACAAGGTCCGCCTCACCTCCGACGGCAAGCTCCGCCCCTGCCTCGGCAACCACCTCGAGATCGACCTGAAAGCCGCCCTCCGCTCCGGCCAGCCCGCCTCCGAAGTCGCCGCCACCCTCGA
- a CDS encoding ABC transporter permease subunit: protein MIRFLARRLLEMIPVLFVIATLSFFLIRLAPGGPFSGEKALRKETLAVLNHHYGLDQPLGVQYVRYMGNLLHGDLGPSFKYPTRSVNELIAQAFPVSAELGLWALGFALLVGVPLGMVAALKADTPADWIPMAGAMLGICLPSFVLGPLLILFFAFTLGWCDASGWFDWNNRLLPALTLGIGAAAVLARMTRAGMLEVLSQDYIRTARAKGVTEWAVVFRHAIRGGMTPVLSLMGPATAGVLTGSFAVESIFQIPGLGGFFVTAAFNRDYTMVLGTILFYAVLLLVFNLIFDMVLIAINPRLKYE from the coding sequence ATGATCCGCTTCCTCGCCCGGCGCCTGCTGGAGATGATCCCCGTCCTCTTTGTCATCGCGACGCTCTCGTTCTTCCTGATCCGGCTCGCGCCGGGGGGGCCGTTCTCCGGCGAGAAGGCGCTGCGGAAGGAGACGCTGGCGGTACTGAACCATCACTACGGCCTCGACCAGCCGCTCGGCGTCCAATACGTCCGCTACATGGGGAATCTCCTCCATGGCGACCTCGGCCCCTCGTTCAAGTACCCGACGCGGAGTGTGAACGAGCTGATCGCGCAGGCGTTCCCGGTCTCGGCCGAGCTGGGGCTCTGGGCGCTCGGCTTCGCCCTCCTCGTCGGCGTCCCGCTGGGGATGGTGGCGGCGCTGAAGGCCGACACGCCCGCCGACTGGATTCCGATGGCGGGGGCGATGCTCGGCATCTGCCTGCCGTCGTTCGTCCTCGGGCCGCTCCTCATCCTCTTCTTCGCCTTCACCCTCGGCTGGTGCGACGCCTCGGGATGGTTCGATTGGAACAACCGTCTCCTCCCCGCGCTGACGCTCGGCATCGGGGCGGCGGCCGTCCTGGCCCGGATGACGCGGGCGGGGATGCTCGAGGTCCTTTCCCAGGATTACATCCGAACGGCGCGGGCGAAGGGCGTCACCGAGTGGGCCGTCGTCTTCCGTCACGCCATCCGGGGCGGGATGACGCCGGTCCTCTCCCTCATGGGCCCGGCGACGGCGGGGGTGCTGACGGGATCGTTCGCCGTCGAGTCGATCTTCCAGATCCCGGGCCTCGGAGGGTTCTTCGTCACGGCGGCCTTCAACCGGGACTACACGATGGTGCTGGGGACGATCCTCTTCTACGCCGTGCTGCTGCTGGTCTTCAACCTGATCTTCGACATGGTCCTCATCGCGATCAACCCGAGGCTGAAGTATGAGTGA
- a CDS encoding deoxyguanosinetriphosphate triphosphohydrolase, whose amino-acid sequence MSKMEWPKLLSHRRLGKLDKATEAIDPARPPFHQDFDRIVFSTAFRRLQDKTQVFPLADNDFVHTRLTHSLETSCMGRSLGTAVGQDLVKRDRRLRHLHPSDIGAIVSSACLAHDIGNPPFGHSGEDAIRHWFKTSKTIDTFRADLSEGEQKDLEFYEGNAQGFRLLARLQMAKDKGGLQLTCAALGAFAKYPAPSSAHGDPSTPWAKKKFGYFQSEAALFDQAAGELGLFRQGQGWCRHPLVFLVEAADDICYRIIDFEDGFRLGHVTYNEVHTLFDKVIGKKSKAERLPDRQRNHVGILRAQAIGSAIQQTTQAFLRHHDSILAGELMIPLIKLPDFPSGPALEKIQKVSIPKIYGSEQVVRIEAAGFEVLGGLLELFASAQFSPRRSAQDKTLLRLVPAQFRNDTLPRYHQLLDLLDFVSGMTDSYAVSLYKMLKGISLPGR is encoded by the coding sequence ATGAGTAAGATGGAATGGCCGAAGCTCCTCTCGCACCGCCGCCTCGGCAAACTCGACAAGGCGACCGAGGCGATCGATCCGGCGCGCCCGCCCTTCCATCAGGACTTCGACCGGATCGTCTTCTCCACCGCCTTCCGCCGCCTCCAGGACAAGACCCAGGTCTTCCCCCTCGCCGACAACGATTTCGTCCACACCCGCCTCACCCACAGCCTGGAGACCTCGTGCATGGGCCGGAGCCTCGGCACCGCCGTCGGACAGGATCTCGTGAAGCGGGACCGCCGCCTTCGCCATCTCCATCCCTCGGACATCGGGGCCATCGTCTCCTCCGCCTGCCTCGCCCACGACATCGGGAACCCCCCCTTCGGCCATTCCGGCGAGGACGCCATCCGCCATTGGTTCAAGACCTCGAAGACCATCGACACCTTCCGCGCCGACCTCAGCGAGGGCGAGCAGAAGGACCTCGAATTCTACGAGGGCAACGCCCAGGGCTTCCGCCTCCTCGCCCGCCTCCAGATGGCGAAGGACAAGGGCGGCCTCCAGCTCACCTGCGCCGCCCTCGGGGCCTTCGCGAAATATCCCGCCCCCTCCTCCGCCCACGGCGATCCCTCGACGCCCTGGGCGAAGAAGAAATTCGGTTACTTCCAGAGCGAAGCCGCCCTCTTCGACCAGGCTGCCGGGGAACTCGGCCTCTTCCGGCAGGGCCAGGGCTGGTGCCGCCATCCCCTCGTCTTCCTCGTCGAGGCCGCCGACGACATCTGCTACCGGATCATCGACTTCGAGGACGGCTTTCGCCTCGGCCACGTCACCTACAACGAGGTCCATACCCTCTTCGACAAAGTCATCGGGAAAAAATCGAAGGCGGAGCGGCTTCCCGACCGCCAGCGCAACCACGTCGGCATCCTCCGCGCCCAGGCCATCGGCTCCGCCATCCAGCAGACCACCCAGGCCTTCCTCCGCCACCACGACTCCATCCTCGCCGGCGAACTGATGATCCCCCTCATCAAGCTCCCCGACTTCCCCTCCGGCCCCGCGCTGGAGAAAATCCAGAAAGTCTCGATCCCGAAGATCTACGGCTCCGAGCAGGTCGTCCGGATCGAGGCCGCGGGCTTCGAGGTCCTCGGCGGCCTCCTCGAGCTCTTCGCTTCGGCCCAGTTCTCCCCCCGCCGGAGCGCCCAGGACAAGACCCTCCTCCGCCTCGTCCCCGCTCAGTTCCGCAACGACACCCTCCCCCGCTACCACCAGCTCCTCGACCTCCTCGACTTCGTCTCGGGGATGACCGATAGCTACGCCGTCAGTCTGTACAAGATGCTGAAGGGGATTTCGTTGCCCGGCCGCTAA
- a CDS encoding ABC transporter permease — MSDHLPVSAQPGVWKRFRRRPLAFYSLWFLLGLIVLVVAGPWLCGQSYAANNLALGATGPGRAHWFGTDELGRDLFVRILYGGRISFSVGLCATAVSLVIGVVYGAISGYCGGWIDSVLMRAVDILYALPFTVFVILLTVFFGHNFILLFVAIGAVEWLSMARIVRGQVQSLRQQDFVAAARILGSSERSIVFRHLIPNAIGPVIVYATLTVPAVMLTEAFLSFLGLGVQPPMSSWGSLIDDGAKVMEEFPWLIVFPSVALGATILSLNFVGDGLRDAFDPKKTGR, encoded by the coding sequence ATGAGTGATCACCTCCCCGTCTCGGCCCAGCCCGGCGTCTGGAAGCGGTTCCGGCGGCGGCCGCTCGCCTTCTACTCCCTCTGGTTCCTGCTGGGGCTGATCGTCCTGGTCGTCGCGGGGCCATGGCTCTGCGGCCAGTCCTATGCGGCGAACAACCTCGCCCTCGGCGCGACGGGGCCGGGCCGCGCCCATTGGTTCGGGACCGACGAGCTGGGGCGCGACCTCTTCGTCCGCATCCTCTACGGCGGGCGGATCTCGTTCTCCGTCGGCCTCTGCGCCACGGCGGTCTCCCTCGTCATCGGCGTCGTCTACGGGGCGATCTCGGGCTATTGCGGCGGGTGGATCGACTCGGTGCTGATGCGGGCGGTCGACATCCTTTACGCGCTTCCGTTCACTGTCTTCGTCATCCTGCTGACGGTCTTCTTCGGCCATAACTTCATCCTCCTCTTCGTCGCCATCGGGGCGGTGGAGTGGCTCTCGATGGCCCGGATCGTCCGGGGGCAGGTCCAGTCCCTCCGGCAGCAGGACTTCGTGGCGGCGGCGCGGATCCTCGGCTCCTCGGAGCGGAGTATCGTCTTCCGGCACCTGATCCCGAACGCCATCGGCCCGGTGATCGTCTACGCGACACTGACCGTCCCGGCAGTCATGCTGACCGAGGCGTTCCTCAGCTTCCTCGGCCTCGGCGTCCAGCCCCCGATGAGTTCGTGGGGCTCGCTGATCGACGACGGCGCGAAGGTGATGGAGGAGTTCCCGTGGCTGATCGTCTTCCCCTCCGTGGCGCTGGGGGCGACGATCCTCTCGCTGAACTTCGTCGGCGACGGGCTGCGCGACGCGTTCGATCCGAAGAAGACGGGGCGCTAG
- a CDS encoding prolyl oligopeptidase family serine peptidase, whose product MKALFPLAFLALTSSLLADTPAPAAADAIPGRVEKGNLVMENIPAIPPALSDRLLQYQSTRGAGLAGWEQGPNAGSLLILTRFAETAQVHRVAGPGMDRQQLTFFKEPIGGAFPRPIPAGSGNAPGFLYLKDVGGNENHQIHFFNSQTGLSTLLTDTKTPAKHGGIRWAHKGNQYAYYDLGRNGRDWDLYAASPDDAKSARLLLANAGAWVPLDWSPDDRRLLVMHEISATESYLFVLDISSKKLTPVHPTKTKISYGDARWSPDGKGIYLTSDEGSEFHRLVYFDLDKEKLKSLTDAIPWDVDEIETSPEAGLLAFTTNEGGVGKLYLLDPKTQEYQPAADIPVGQVGGLSFSPDGTKLGLTLNSPQNPADVYVLTLAQNSSERSLQRWTNSEVGGLNTATFPVPTLIAYDTFDTVPSAPGASDTKPRQIPAFYYKPAKADAKSPAPVVILIHGGPEGQFTPGFSAMIPFYVNELGIALLVPNVRGSSGYGKSYLDLDNGEKREDSVKDIGALLDWIAKQPELDAKRVIVSGGSYGGYMVLASLIHYPDQLRAGIEEVGITHFVTFLKNTEDYRRDLRRVEYGDERDPRMALILDDISPLTHAEKLTRPLFIVAGGNDPRVPASEAEQLVAALKKNKQAPWYLLAKDEGHGFAKKSNRDFLGAAKVLFLQENLTK is encoded by the coding sequence ATGAAAGCCCTCTTCCCCCTCGCCTTTCTTGCCCTGACCTCCTCTCTCCTGGCCGACACGCCCGCCCCCGCCGCAGCGGACGCGATCCCGGGCCGCGTCGAGAAAGGGAACCTCGTCATGGAGAACATCCCGGCGATCCCGCCCGCCCTCTCCGACCGCCTCCTCCAATACCAGAGCACCCGGGGCGCGGGCCTTGCCGGATGGGAACAGGGACCGAACGCGGGCAGCCTCCTCATCCTCACCCGCTTCGCCGAGACGGCCCAGGTCCACCGCGTCGCCGGGCCGGGCATGGACCGCCAGCAGCTCACCTTCTTCAAGGAACCGATCGGCGGCGCCTTCCCCCGCCCCATCCCCGCCGGTTCGGGCAACGCCCCCGGCTTCCTCTACCTGAAGGACGTCGGCGGCAACGAGAACCACCAGATCCATTTCTTCAACAGCCAGACCGGCCTCTCCACCCTCCTCACCGACACCAAGACCCCCGCCAAGCACGGCGGCATCCGCTGGGCCCACAAGGGGAACCAATACGCCTACTACGACCTCGGCCGCAACGGGCGGGACTGGGACCTCTACGCCGCCTCGCCCGACGACGCGAAGTCGGCCCGCCTCCTCCTCGCCAACGCCGGGGCCTGGGTCCCCCTCGATTGGTCGCCCGACGACCGCCGCCTCCTCGTCATGCACGAGATCTCGGCGACCGAATCATACCTCTTCGTCCTCGATATTTCCTCGAAGAAGCTGACCCCCGTCCATCCGACCAAGACGAAGATCAGCTACGGCGACGCCCGCTGGAGCCCCGACGGCAAGGGGATCTACCTCACCTCCGACGAGGGCTCCGAGTTCCACCGCCTCGTCTACTTCGACCTCGACAAGGAAAAGCTGAAGTCCCTCACCGACGCGATCCCGTGGGACGTCGACGAGATCGAAACCTCCCCCGAGGCCGGCCTCCTCGCCTTCACGACGAACGAGGGCGGCGTCGGCAAGCTCTATCTCCTCGACCCCAAGACCCAGGAATACCAGCCCGCCGCCGACATCCCCGTCGGCCAGGTCGGCGGCCTCAGCTTCTCGCCCGACGGGACGAAGCTCGGCCTCACCCTGAACTCCCCCCAGAACCCCGCCGACGTCTACGTCCTCACCCTCGCCCAAAACAGCTCGGAAAGGAGCCTCCAGCGGTGGACCAACAGCGAGGTCGGCGGCCTCAACACCGCCACCTTCCCCGTCCCGACGCTCATCGCCTACGACACCTTCGACACCGTCCCCTCCGCCCCCGGCGCGAGCGACACCAAACCCCGCCAGATCCCCGCCTTCTACTACAAGCCCGCAAAGGCCGACGCGAAGAGCCCTGCCCCCGTCGTCATCCTCATCCACGGCGGCCCCGAGGGGCAGTTCACCCCCGGCTTCTCCGCGATGATCCCCTTCTACGTGAACGAGCTCGGCATCGCCCTCCTCGTCCCGAACGTCCGGGGCTCCAGCGGCTACGGGAAGAGCTACCTCGACCTCGACAACGGCGAGAAGCGCGAGGATTCCGTGAAGGACATCGGTGCCCTCCTCGACTGGATCGCGAAGCAGCCGGAGCTCGACGCGAAGCGCGTCATCGTCTCCGGCGGCTCCTACGGCGGCTACATGGTCCTCGCCTCCCTAATCCACTATCCCGACCAACTCCGCGCCGGGATCGAGGAGGTCGGCATCACCCACTTCGTCACCTTCCTGAAGAACACCGAGGACTACCGCCGCGACCTCCGCCGCGTCGAATACGGCGACGAGCGCGACCCCCGCATGGCCCTGATCCTCGACGACATCTCTCCGCTGACCCATGCCGAGAAGCTGACCCGCCCCCTCTTCATCGTCGCCGGGGGCAACGATCCCCGCGTCCCCGCCTCCGAGGCCGAGCAGCTCGTCGCCGCCCTCAAGAAAAACAAGCAGGCCCCCTGGTACCTCCTCGCCAAGGACGAGGGCCACGGCTTCGCGAAAAAATCGAACCGCGACTTTCTCGGAGCTGCCAAGGTTCTCTTTCTCCAGGAGAATCTTACGAAATAA